Proteins co-encoded in one Arthrobacter globiformis genomic window:
- a CDS encoding sarcosine oxidase subunit alpha family protein, whose protein sequence is MTSQNARLSTGGRIDRSISWRFTVDGEEFTGHPGDTLASALLANGRIAAGNSLYEDRARGILAAGVEEPNALVRIEARFPGDVAESMLPATTVSLVDGLKAGFLNGLGKLDPADDRAEYDKKYVHTDILVIGGGPAGLAAAREAVRSGARVILMDDQPELGGSLLSGSTASELAETIEGKPALEWVADVEAELVSGAESTVLNRTSAFGAYDANYVIAVQNRTDHLSSPAAAGVSRQRIWHIRANQVVLAPGAHERPLVFENNDRPGIMLASAVRSYLNRYAVAAGQRVVISTTNDSAYALAADLRAAGIKVAAVVDARPALTPVAAAAVEAGTRVLIGSAVANTSSSGEGTADGRLNSVTVRSINDDGELTSGIEEIAADLLAVSGGWSPLVHLHSQRQGKLRWDEDLAAFVPATVVPNQQTIGSGRGSFELADCLAEGISAGATAAIAAGFESAVEPSALAEPKASAPTRQLWLVPGQTGTPDDWHHHFVDFQRDQSVADVLRSTGAGMRSVEHIKRYTSISTANDQGKTSGVNAIGVIAAALRQAGEASRGIGDIGTTTYRAPFTPVAFAALAGRQRGELFDPARVTSIHPWHVAQGALFEDVGQWKRPWYYPQNGEDMDEAVLRECAAVRDSVGFMDATTLGKIEIRGKDAGEFLNRIYTNAFKKLAPGSARYGVMCLPDGMIFDDGVTLRLDEETYFMTTTTGGAAKVLDWLEEWLQTEWPELDVHCTSVTEQWSTIAVVGPKSRDVIAKVAPELAANGGLDAEAFPFMTFRETTLASGVQARICRISFSGELAYEINVPSWYGLNTWESVAAAGAEFNITPYGTETMHVLRAEKGYPIVGQDTDGTVTPQDAGMEWIVSKAKDFIGKRSYSRVDAQRDDRKHLVSVLPVDGSLKLPEGTQLVEKGIPASPAYGPVPMQGFVTSSYHSAALGRSFGLALIKNGRNRIGETLVAAAGNQLVDVVVAETVLFDPEGTRKDG, encoded by the coding sequence GTGACTTCCCAGAACGCGCGCCTCAGCACCGGCGGCCGCATCGACCGCAGCATCTCCTGGCGCTTCACCGTGGACGGCGAGGAATTCACCGGACACCCAGGCGACACCCTGGCCTCCGCGCTGCTGGCCAACGGCCGCATCGCCGCCGGCAACTCGCTGTACGAGGACCGCGCCCGCGGCATCCTGGCCGCCGGCGTGGAAGAGCCCAACGCCCTGGTCCGGATCGAAGCCCGGTTCCCCGGTGACGTTGCCGAGTCCATGCTCCCCGCCACCACCGTTTCGCTGGTGGACGGCCTGAAGGCCGGCTTCCTGAACGGCCTGGGCAAGCTCGACCCGGCGGATGACCGCGCCGAGTACGACAAGAAGTACGTCCACACCGACATCCTGGTGATCGGTGGTGGACCCGCAGGCCTGGCCGCCGCACGCGAGGCTGTCCGCAGTGGCGCCCGCGTCATCCTGATGGACGACCAGCCCGAACTCGGCGGGTCCCTGCTGTCCGGATCCACGGCGTCCGAACTGGCGGAAACCATCGAGGGCAAGCCCGCACTGGAATGGGTTGCCGACGTCGAAGCCGAGCTCGTCTCCGGCGCCGAAAGCACCGTGCTGAACCGCACCAGCGCGTTCGGCGCCTACGACGCCAACTACGTCATCGCCGTGCAGAACCGCACCGACCACCTCTCCAGCCCGGCCGCCGCCGGCGTTTCCCGCCAGCGTATTTGGCACATCCGTGCCAACCAGGTTGTCCTGGCCCCCGGCGCCCACGAGCGTCCGCTGGTGTTCGAGAACAACGACCGCCCGGGCATCATGCTCGCCTCGGCTGTCCGCAGCTACCTGAACCGCTACGCCGTGGCTGCCGGCCAGCGGGTGGTCATCAGCACCACCAACGACAGCGCCTACGCCCTGGCCGCGGACCTGCGCGCCGCCGGCATCAAGGTCGCGGCCGTCGTCGACGCCCGTCCCGCCCTCACGCCGGTGGCTGCCGCCGCCGTCGAAGCCGGCACCCGGGTGCTCATCGGCAGCGCGGTGGCCAACACCTCTTCCTCCGGAGAGGGCACAGCCGATGGCCGGCTGAACAGCGTCACCGTCCGCAGCATCAACGACGACGGCGAGCTCACCTCCGGTATCGAAGAGATCGCCGCCGACCTGCTGGCAGTGTCCGGCGGCTGGAGCCCGCTGGTGCACCTGCACTCGCAGCGACAGGGCAAGCTGCGCTGGGACGAGGACCTCGCGGCCTTCGTGCCGGCCACCGTGGTTCCGAACCAGCAGACCATCGGCTCCGGCCGCGGCAGCTTTGAACTCGCGGACTGCCTGGCCGAGGGCATCTCGGCCGGAGCAACGGCTGCGATCGCCGCCGGCTTCGAGTCCGCCGTCGAGCCCTCCGCCCTGGCGGAGCCGAAGGCGTCCGCCCCGACCCGCCAGCTGTGGCTGGTCCCCGGCCAGACCGGAACCCCCGACGACTGGCACCACCACTTCGTCGACTTCCAGCGTGACCAGTCCGTGGCCGACGTCCTGCGCTCCACCGGCGCCGGCATGCGGTCCGTCGAGCACATCAAGCGCTACACCTCCATCAGCACCGCCAACGACCAGGGCAAGACGTCCGGCGTGAACGCCATCGGCGTTATCGCTGCGGCTCTCCGCCAGGCCGGCGAGGCGTCCCGGGGCATCGGCGACATCGGCACCACCACCTACCGGGCACCGTTCACCCCGGTGGCCTTCGCGGCACTGGCCGGACGCCAGCGCGGCGAGCTGTTCGATCCCGCCCGCGTCACCTCGATCCACCCGTGGCACGTTGCCCAGGGCGCCCTGTTCGAGGACGTCGGGCAGTGGAAGCGGCCGTGGTACTACCCGCAGAACGGCGAGGACATGGACGAGGCTGTGCTCCGCGAGTGCGCCGCCGTCCGCGACTCCGTGGGCTTCATGGATGCCACCACCCTCGGCAAGATCGAAATCCGTGGCAAGGATGCCGGTGAGTTCCTGAACCGGATCTACACCAACGCGTTCAAGAAGCTGGCCCCGGGTTCCGCCCGCTACGGCGTCATGTGCCTCCCGGACGGCATGATCTTCGACGACGGCGTGACCCTGCGCCTGGACGAGGAAACGTACTTCATGACCACCACCACCGGCGGTGCCGCCAAGGTACTGGACTGGCTGGAGGAATGGCTGCAGACCGAATGGCCGGAACTCGACGTGCACTGCACCTCGGTGACCGAACAGTGGAGCACGATCGCCGTCGTCGGACCCAAGTCCCGCGACGTCATCGCCAAGGTTGCCCCGGAACTGGCCGCCAACGGCGGCCTCGACGCCGAGGCGTTCCCGTTCATGACCTTCCGCGAAACCACCCTCGCGTCCGGCGTGCAGGCCCGCATCTGCCGGATCTCGTTCTCCGGTGAACTGGCCTACGAAATCAACGTGCCGTCCTGGTACGGGCTGAACACCTGGGAATCCGTGGCCGCGGCCGGTGCCGAGTTCAACATCACCCCTTACGGCACCGAGACCATGCACGTGCTGCGTGCCGAGAAGGGCTACCCGATCGTCGGGCAGGACACCGACGGCACCGTCACCCCGCAGGATGCCGGCATGGAATGGATCGTCTCCAAGGCCAAGGACTTCATCGGCAAGCGCTCCTACTCCCGGGTGGACGCGCAGCGCGATGACCGCAAGCACCTGGTCAGCGTCCTGCCGGTGGACGGCTCGCTGAAGCTTCCGGAAGGAACCCAGCTGGTGGAGAAGGGCATCCCGGCGAGCCCCGCCTACGGCCCCGTCCCGATGCAGGGCTTCGTGACCTCCAGCTACCACAGTGCCGCACTGGGCCGCTCGTTCGGCTTGGCCCTGATCAAGAACGGCCGCAACCGGATCGGCGAGACCCTGGTGGCCGCCGCCGGCAACCAGCTCGTCGACGTAGTCGTGGCAGAAACCGTACTGTTTGACCCCGAAGGGACCCGCAAAGATGGCTAA
- a CDS encoding sarcosine oxidase subunit delta yields the protein MLLISCPNCGPRDETEFHYGGQAHVPYPENPNDLTDREWAEYLFYRENTKGTFAERWVHSTGCRQWFNMLRDTVTYDIQAVYQMGVPRPAAPVPPAADTGTASTGAASTTPLSPSTAPEGATK from the coding sequence ATGCTGCTTATCTCCTGCCCCAACTGCGGCCCGCGGGACGAAACTGAGTTCCACTACGGCGGCCAGGCCCACGTGCCCTACCCCGAGAACCCCAACGACCTCACCGACCGGGAATGGGCCGAGTACCTGTTCTACCGCGAGAACACCAAGGGCACCTTCGCCGAGCGGTGGGTGCACAGCACCGGCTGCCGGCAGTGGTTCAACATGCTCCGCGACACGGTCACGTACGACATCCAGGCCGTCTACCAGATGGGGGTGCCGCGGCCCGCCGCGCCCGTTCCACCCGCAGCTGACACCGGCACCGCAAGTACCGGCGCCGCCAGCACCACCCCCCTCAGCCCCAGCACCGCCCCGGAAGGAGCGACCAAGTGA
- a CDS encoding sarcosine oxidase subunit beta family protein, with translation MSTHQLPEHPDFLWHNPEPKSSYDAVIVGGGGHGLATAYFLAKNHGMTNIAVLEKGWLAGGNMARNTTIIRSNYLWDESAAIYEHALKLWEILPEELEYDFLFSQRGVMNLAHTLGDVRESIRRVGANKLNGVDAEWLDPQQVKELCPILNIRDDIRYPVMGATYQPRAGIAKHDHVAWAFARKCDEMGVDIIQNCEVTGFVKDGNRVVGVKTNRGTINTEKVGLCAAGHSSVLAEMAGFRLPIQSHPLQALVSELHEPVHPTVVMSNHVHVYVSQAHKGELVMGAGVDSYNGYGQRGSFHVIEHQMAAAVELFPIFARAHVLRTWGGIVDTTLDASPIVGTTPVDNMFVNCGWGTGGFKGTPAAGLTFAHTIATGAPHKLNRPFALERFETGALIDEHGAAAVAH, from the coding sequence GTGAGCACCCACCAGCTCCCGGAGCATCCGGATTTCCTGTGGCACAACCCGGAGCCCAAGTCCTCCTATGACGCCGTGATCGTCGGCGGCGGCGGGCACGGCCTGGCCACCGCGTACTTCCTGGCCAAGAACCACGGCATGACCAACATCGCCGTCCTGGAAAAGGGCTGGCTGGCCGGCGGCAACATGGCCCGCAACACCACCATCATCCGTTCCAACTACCTCTGGGACGAGAGCGCCGCCATCTACGAGCACGCCCTGAAGCTGTGGGAGATCCTGCCCGAGGAGCTGGAGTACGACTTCCTCTTCAGCCAGCGCGGCGTGATGAACCTGGCCCACACCCTGGGCGACGTGCGCGAGAGCATCCGCCGCGTGGGCGCCAACAAGCTCAACGGCGTGGACGCGGAATGGCTGGACCCGCAACAGGTCAAGGAACTCTGCCCGATCCTGAACATCCGCGACGACATCCGCTACCCGGTCATGGGCGCCACCTACCAGCCTCGCGCCGGCATCGCCAAGCACGACCACGTCGCCTGGGCCTTCGCCCGCAAGTGTGACGAGATGGGCGTGGACATCATCCAGAACTGCGAAGTCACCGGCTTCGTCAAGGACGGCAACCGCGTGGTGGGCGTCAAGACCAACCGCGGCACCATCAACACCGAGAAGGTGGGTCTCTGCGCCGCCGGCCACAGCTCGGTCCTGGCGGAAATGGCCGGCTTCCGGCTCCCCATCCAGTCCCACCCGCTGCAGGCCTTGGTCTCCGAGCTGCACGAGCCCGTGCACCCCACCGTAGTCATGTCCAACCACGTTCACGTGTACGTCTCCCAGGCACACAAGGGCGAGCTGGTCATGGGTGCCGGCGTGGACTCCTACAACGGCTACGGCCAGCGCGGTTCCTTCCACGTGATCGAGCACCAGATGGCGGCCGCCGTCGAACTGTTCCCGATCTTTGCCCGGGCACACGTTCTCCGGACCTGGGGCGGCATCGTGGACACAACCCTGGATGCCTCACCGATCGTGGGCACCACCCCAGTGGACAACATGTTCGTCAACTGCGGCTGGGGAACCGGCGGCTTCAAGGGCACGCCGGCTGCCGGCCTGACCTTCGCGCACACCATCGCCACCGGAGCACCGCACAAGCTCAACAGGCCGTTTGCCCTGGAACGCTTCGAAACCGGTGCCCTGATTGACGAACACGGCGCTGCCGCCGTCGCCCACTAG
- the glyA gene encoding serine hydroxymethyltransferase: protein MVEQLNDRLSAVDPEIQQAVARELDRQQSTLEMIASENFAPAAVMEAQGSVLTNKYAEGYPGKRYYGGCEHVDVVEQLAIDRVKALFGAEFANVQPHSGAQANAAAMFALLNPGDTIMGLDLAHGGHLTHGMRINFSGKLYNVVPYHVRESDFRVDMAEVEALALEHKPKLIVAGWSAYSRQLDFAEFRRIADLVGAYLMVDMAHFAGLVAAGLHPNPVPYADVVTTTTHKTLGGPRGGVILAKEQYAKKINSAVFPGQQGGPLEHVIAAKAVAFKLAATEGFKERQERVLEGAKLLAERFLQPDLEAAGITVVNGGTDVHLVLVDLRNSELDGQQAEDTLHRIGITVNRNAVPFDPRPPMVSSGLRIGTPALATRGFGAAAFTEVADIIATALIASASTGTDGTGTLDDDTAVELRARVTALAEQFPLYPQLSGATEIAAFETDMIGAAQ, encoded by the coding sequence GTGGTTGAGCAGTTGAACGACCGACTTTCCGCAGTCGATCCCGAGATCCAGCAAGCAGTCGCCCGCGAGCTGGACCGCCAGCAGTCCACGCTGGAAATGATCGCCTCGGAGAACTTCGCTCCTGCGGCCGTCATGGAGGCGCAGGGTTCGGTCCTCACCAACAAGTACGCCGAGGGCTACCCCGGCAAGCGCTACTACGGCGGCTGCGAACACGTTGATGTGGTCGAGCAGCTCGCCATCGACCGCGTGAAGGCACTCTTCGGTGCCGAGTTCGCCAACGTCCAGCCGCACTCCGGCGCCCAGGCTAACGCGGCGGCAATGTTCGCACTGCTGAACCCGGGCGACACCATCATGGGCCTGGACCTGGCCCACGGCGGCCACCTCACCCACGGCATGCGCATCAACTTCTCCGGCAAGCTCTACAACGTGGTCCCGTACCACGTCCGCGAATCCGACTTCCGCGTGGACATGGCCGAGGTTGAGGCCCTGGCGCTGGAGCACAAGCCCAAGCTCATCGTGGCCGGCTGGTCCGCCTACTCCCGCCAGCTCGACTTCGCCGAGTTCCGCCGGATCGCCGACCTCGTCGGTGCCTACCTGATGGTGGACATGGCGCACTTCGCCGGCCTCGTCGCCGCGGGCCTCCACCCCAACCCGGTGCCCTACGCCGACGTCGTCACCACCACCACGCACAAGACCCTGGGCGGCCCCCGCGGCGGCGTCATCCTCGCCAAGGAGCAATACGCCAAGAAAATCAACAGCGCCGTCTTCCCTGGCCAGCAGGGCGGCCCGCTGGAGCATGTCATTGCTGCCAAGGCCGTGGCCTTCAAGCTGGCAGCAACCGAGGGCTTCAAGGAACGCCAGGAGCGCGTCCTGGAGGGCGCCAAGCTGCTGGCCGAGCGCTTCCTGCAGCCCGACCTCGAAGCCGCGGGCATCACCGTGGTCAACGGCGGCACGGACGTCCACCTGGTCCTCGTTGACCTGCGGAACTCGGAACTCGACGGCCAGCAGGCCGAGGACACGCTGCACCGGATCGGCATCACCGTCAACCGCAATGCCGTCCCCTTCGACCCCCGCCCGCCGATGGTTTCCTCCGGCCTCCGGATCGGTACCCCCGCCCTGGCCACCCGCGGCTTCGGTGCCGCCGCGTTCACCGAGGTAGCGGACATCATCGCCACGGCCCTGATCGCCTCTGCCAGTACTGGTACAGACGGTACCGGAACGCTCGACGACGACACCGCCGTCGAACTCCGCGCCCGCGTCACTGCACTCGCCGAGCAGTTCCCCCTGTACCCCCAGCTCAGCGGCGCAACCGAGATTGCCGCGTTTGAAACCGACATGATTGGAGCAGCCCAGTGA
- a CDS encoding GntR family transcriptional regulator — translation MNALHAMSPAEDEALSQAEAAYRQLRDKLIMLDIRPGEPINDGQLAAELGFGRTPVREAIKRLEVDHLVVSYPRRGTFATTVDFTELADVSEIRELLEPLAARRAAKRANTAMREELLDVAKAISELAPTPAQSRELMRYDLTVHRLIYRAAANPHLEDTLIRYDNLATRIWCLVLDKVPSVSGHISEHVDLLKAVAEGDADKAGELALHHVTSFEETIRKVL, via the coding sequence GTGAATGCTCTTCACGCCATGTCACCCGCCGAGGACGAAGCGCTGTCCCAGGCCGAGGCTGCGTACCGGCAGCTGCGCGACAAGCTGATCATGTTGGACATCCGCCCGGGCGAGCCCATCAATGACGGCCAGCTTGCGGCTGAACTCGGCTTCGGGCGCACGCCCGTCCGTGAGGCCATCAAGCGGCTGGAGGTGGACCACCTGGTGGTGTCCTACCCCCGACGGGGCACCTTCGCCACCACCGTTGACTTCACGGAACTGGCCGACGTCTCGGAAATCCGGGAACTGCTTGAACCGCTCGCGGCACGGCGGGCTGCCAAGCGGGCAAACACCGCCATGCGCGAGGAACTGCTGGACGTCGCCAAGGCCATCTCTGAGCTGGCGCCCACCCCCGCCCAGTCGCGGGAGCTCATGCGCTACGACCTGACCGTGCACCGGCTGATCTACCGCGCCGCGGCCAATCCGCACCTCGAGGACACCCTGATCCGCTACGACAACCTCGCCACGCGAATCTGGTGCCTGGTCCTGGACAAGGTCCCGTCGGTGAGCGGCCACATCAGCGAGCACGTGGACCTGCTCAAGGCCGTAGCAGAGGGGGACGCGGACAAGGCCGGCGAGCTCGCGCTGCACCACGTCACGAGCTTCGAGGAGACCATCCGCAAGGTGCTGTAA
- a CDS encoding TetR/AcrR family transcriptional regulator, translated as MRTRRKTGSYEVGRAKRAEILDAAARLFSASGYHRVPLSQVAADVGLSESGLLHHFRSKKHLLLAVAERRLEQTALWWSSVLLYSASPWGRRLDKLGGLPGLKYARFSLAENFRRAAGFTAS; from the coding sequence GTGCGGACGAGGCGGAAAACAGGCAGCTACGAGGTAGGCCGGGCCAAGCGGGCCGAAATTCTGGACGCTGCCGCGCGGCTCTTTTCAGCGTCCGGCTATCACCGGGTGCCGCTGTCGCAGGTGGCCGCCGACGTCGGACTCAGCGAAAGCGGCCTGCTGCACCACTTCCGCTCTAAGAAGCACCTTCTGCTGGCGGTCGCCGAGCGCCGACTGGAGCAGACCGCCCTGTGGTGGAGTTCCGTCCTTCTTTATTCGGCATCGCCGTGGGGACGTCGTTTGGACAAGCTTGGCGGATTGCCCGGGTTGAAGTATGCGCGGTTTTCACTGGCTGAAAACTTCCGCAGAGCAGCCGGGTTCACAGCCTCCTGA
- a CDS encoding EAL domain-containing protein yields the protein MDESSPDGEHAPELFRNVDGETLRRQVLEIISDVLADSDPQKAWAREQLLDLLATHMDDPEQALLHHLISTRNVPDSSHEDSSEESSRPTTPAATGKRMLLTAFQPIRRLPGGEVIGVEALARFVSHEGTSADVWFRGAAAMGLGPDLEIAALHLALSAAGEIPAHLFASVNLSPTACADPRVQALMLGGTVDPHRMVIEIMGDIADRELAALAAVLSPLRQHGVRLAVDGSGPAATSAKQILHLLPDIIKVDRDFLASAVASGDRPATAPFVFALAEQTGATLSAEGIESREELAAVVELGIDRGQGYLLGRPSVDPRDWAAWTSDSDPVEDRG from the coding sequence ATGGACGAGTCGTCTCCAGACGGTGAACACGCACCGGAACTGTTCCGCAACGTGGACGGAGAAACGCTTCGGCGCCAGGTGCTGGAGATCATCAGCGATGTGCTGGCAGACTCCGACCCGCAGAAGGCCTGGGCGAGGGAGCAACTGCTCGACCTGCTGGCGACTCACATGGACGACCCGGAACAGGCACTACTGCACCATCTGATCAGCACCAGGAACGTCCCCGACTCCTCACATGAGGATTCATCGGAGGAGTCTTCCAGGCCCACCACCCCGGCCGCAACGGGAAAGCGGATGCTGCTGACGGCTTTCCAGCCCATCAGGCGGCTGCCTGGCGGCGAAGTGATCGGCGTTGAGGCGCTGGCACGGTTCGTCAGCCATGAAGGGACCAGCGCAGACGTCTGGTTCCGGGGAGCAGCCGCCATGGGACTGGGGCCGGACCTGGAAATCGCAGCCCTGCACCTCGCTCTTTCCGCAGCAGGAGAGATTCCAGCCCACCTTTTCGCATCGGTCAACCTCAGCCCCACCGCATGCGCCGACCCCCGCGTTCAGGCGCTGATGCTGGGAGGGACCGTCGACCCGCACAGGATGGTCATCGAAATCATGGGCGACATTGCGGACCGGGAACTGGCGGCCCTCGCCGCGGTCCTGAGCCCCCTGCGCCAACACGGTGTACGCCTGGCTGTGGACGGTTCCGGTCCGGCCGCCACCTCGGCCAAGCAAATCCTCCACCTGCTTCCCGACATCATCAAAGTCGACCGCGACTTCCTCGCCAGTGCCGTTGCTTCAGGAGACCGGCCTGCCACAGCCCCCTTCGTTTTCGCACTCGCCGAGCAGACCGGCGCAACGCTGTCCGCGGAGGGAATCGAGAGCCGCGAGGAACTCGCCGCCGTCGTGGAATTGGGAATCGACAGGGGCCAGGGCTACCTGCTGGGCAGGCCCTCAGTGGACCCGCGGGACTGGGCAGCCTGGACCAGTGACTCAGACCCGGTGGAGGACCGCGGATAA
- a CDS encoding alpha-L-rhamnosidase C-terminal domain-containing protein has protein sequence MPADPAEEETAYRRLAIAPQPGGGITSASAAVVTPRGRISVAWTLKRGQFTLEVDLPYGVEAAVAAAPDSGGRRGTTVLNANGGPQLSVRTAPAADAAAGLEPGKT, from the coding sequence CTGCCGGCGGATCCGGCCGAGGAGGAGACCGCCTACCGGCGCCTCGCCATCGCCCCGCAGCCCGGCGGCGGCATCACTTCGGCGAGCGCCGCCGTCGTAACTCCCCGGGGCCGCATCAGCGTTGCCTGGACACTTAAGCGCGGCCAGTTCACACTCGAGGTGGACCTGCCCTACGGCGTTGAGGCCGCCGTCGCTGCAGCACCGGACAGCGGAGGCCGGCGTGGAACAACCGTTCTTAACGCCAATGGCGGCCCCCAACTGTCGGTGAGGACCGCCCCGGCGGCGGATGCCGCCGCCGGCCTTGAACCAGGAAAGACCTAG
- the hxlA gene encoding 3-hexulose-6-phosphate synthase — protein sequence MKLQVAIDLLTTEAALELAGKVAEYVDIIELGTPLIKAEGLSVITAVKEAHPEKIVFADLKTMDAGELEADIAFKAGADLVTVLGAADDSTIAGAVKAAKAHNKGVVVDLIGIEDKVTRAKEVRALGAKFVEMHAGLDEQAKPGFDLNGLLRAGAEARVPFSVAGGVKLATIADVQKAGADVAVAGGAIYGAADPALAAKELRAAIV from the coding sequence ATGAAGCTCCAAGTTGCTATCGACCTCCTGACCACCGAAGCTGCCCTCGAACTGGCCGGCAAGGTTGCCGAATACGTGGACATCATCGAACTCGGCACGCCCCTGATCAAGGCCGAAGGGCTCTCCGTCATTACGGCCGTCAAGGAAGCCCACCCGGAGAAGATCGTTTTTGCTGACCTGAAGACGATGGACGCCGGCGAGCTCGAGGCCGACATCGCCTTCAAGGCCGGTGCCGACCTGGTCACCGTGCTCGGTGCCGCCGACGATTCCACCATTGCCGGTGCGGTCAAGGCAGCCAAGGCCCACAACAAGGGCGTCGTCGTGGACCTCATCGGCATCGAGGACAAGGTCACCCGTGCCAAGGAAGTCCGCGCGCTGGGTGCGAAGTTCGTTGAGATGCATGCCGGCCTGGACGAGCAGGCCAAGCCCGGTTTCGACCTGAACGGTCTGCTCCGCGCCGGCGCCGAAGCCCGCGTTCCGTTCTCCGTGGCCGGCGGAGTGAAGCTCGCCACCATCGCAGACGTCCAGAAGGCCGGCGCCGATGTCGCCGTCGCCGGCGGTGCCATCTACGGTGCAGCCGACCCCGCACTGGCCGCGAAGGAACTCCGCGCAGCAATCGTCTAG
- the hxlB gene encoding 6-phospho-3-hexuloisomerase, whose protein sequence is MSVITDPDSATLAGTSTAVPAASVSRNQLLVLDEIQRTAARVDPEQVAALASEIRHADRIFVTGAGRSGLVLKMAAMRLMHLGLTVHVVGETTAPAIRSGDVLLAASGSGTTSSVVKAAQTAAAQGARVAVYTTNPGSPLAETASAVVVIPGVQKTDHGSAVSRQYSGSLFEQVLFTTTEAVFQSLWEEDAAAPEDLWLRHANLE, encoded by the coding sequence TTGAGCGTCATCACGGACCCCGACTCCGCCACGCTGGCAGGAACGTCCACGGCAGTGCCGGCAGCATCGGTCAGCAGGAACCAACTCCTGGTCCTTGACGAGATCCAGCGGACGGCCGCCCGGGTGGATCCGGAGCAGGTTGCCGCCCTGGCATCAGAAATCCGGCACGCAGACCGGATCTTCGTCACCGGCGCTGGCCGCAGCGGCCTGGTCCTGAAGATGGCCGCCATGAGGCTTATGCACCTCGGACTGACGGTGCACGTGGTGGGTGAGACCACGGCACCCGCCATCCGCTCTGGCGACGTGCTGCTCGCAGCCTCCGGTTCGGGCACGACGTCGAGCGTCGTGAAGGCCGCCCAGACGGCTGCCGCCCAGGGCGCGCGGGTGGCCGTTTACACCACGAACCCCGGTTCCCCGCTCGCGGAGACGGCGTCCGCCGTCGTCGTGATCCCGGGAGTCCAGAAGACGGATCACGGGTCGGCCGTCTCGCGCCAGTACTCAGGGAGCCTGTTCGAGCAGGTGCTGTTCACCACCACTGAAGCGGTGTTCCAGAGCCTCTGGGAAGAGGACGCCGCTGCTCCGGAAGACCTCTGGCTGCGCCACGCAAACCTCGAGTAG